The segment CCGCGTCGGGGTGCTCGATGAAGCCCAGGTGACCGGCGTCCGGGATCTCCAGGTAGCGCCCGCCCGGGATGGCCTCGGCCACCTCGCGGCTCAGGTGCGGGGCCATCAGCACGTCATCGCCGAAACCGATCACCAGCACCGGGACCTTGATGTGCGCATAAGCGGGCAGCCGGTTGCCTTCCGGGGCGACCGCGAGCTGGCTGCGCAGGCCGGGGGTGTATTTGGTGGGCCACATGGTGAACATCTCCCCCCAGTCCCGCACGGCCCGGTCGTCGTTCAGCGTCTTCGGTGAAAAGTTTTCCAGCAGACGGATTTTCGCGTCATAACTGGGCGGCAGCGTGATACCGGCATCGTGGAATTCACGTTCGGCCTTGTTGAAGAAGTCCCGCGCGCCGTCGTGCCGGCCCCGGGTAGCCATCAGTACCGCCTGGCTGACCAGTTCCGGGCGGGACACCATGAGTTCCTGGGCGATGAACGACCCCATCGACACCCCGACCACCCGGACCGGCCCGCCGACCACCTTTTCGATCAGGGACGCGGTGTCGGACACCACCTGCTCGGTGGTGAAGCCGCTGGCATTCTCGGTGGCGCCGACACCGCGATTGTCGAAGGTGATCACGCGGTAGCCGGCCCGCTGGAAGGCCGGCACCTGATGCAGGTGCCAGGTGCGGCCCGCGCCCCCGCGGCCGGCGATGAAGAGCACCGGTTCGCCGGTGCCGCCCTTGTCGACGTAAGCCAGATTCACCCGCTCGAGCCTACGTGCGGGCCCGCACCTTGCGGATCGCCTGGTCCCAGAGCAGCTGGGTGGTGGCCTTGAGCTGGGCGGGCTTGAGCAACTCCTTCGACATCAGT is part of the Mycobacterium adipatum genome and harbors:
- a CDS encoding alpha/beta fold hydrolase, with amino-acid sequence MNLAYVDKGGTGEPVLFIAGRGGAGRTWHLHQVPAFQRAGYRVITFDNRGVGATENASGFTTEQVVSDTASLIEKVVGGPVRVVGVSMGSFIAQELMVSRPELVSQAVLMATRGRHDGARDFFNKAEREFHDAGITLPPSYDAKIRLLENFSPKTLNDDRAVRDWGEMFTMWPTKYTPGLRSQLAVAPEGNRLPAYAHIKVPVLVIGFGDDVLMAPHLSREVAEAIPGGRYLEIPDAGHLGFIEHPDAVNEAMLEFFAEAKL